Below is a genomic region from Anaerolineales bacterium.
TGTCCCAACGGCAACGGTAGACGGCCACCCTCGACGACGGTCCAAGCCTGACCCCGAGCGCCATTATCGGGAGGCTATTGTCGATGGGCGGATCTCATCCTGTCAATCCTGAAATATCCTGTACATCCTGTCTATTGCTCTTAATCTCACATTTTCAGAACCACCGCCGCGACCACCTGCCAAAACGCGAACGCCGCAAAGGCCAGATACACCGCACAGCCCCAATGGCGCCGCCAGAACCCTCTGCGCGGGATGGGCTGCGGGGCGCCCCGCCGGCGGGCGTAGGCGGTGGCCCAGTGCGATTCTTCTTCCTCGTCGTCCGATCCCCACCACATCATCGTTTCCTCAGTCGGCCGGATGATGGGCGCCGCATTAACCGGGTGCGC
It encodes:
- a CDS encoding J domain-containing protein, with the protein product MPDPYAVLQVARNAEPEVVAAAYRSLARKYHPDKTASAATTKRMQELNAAYAVLRDPAKRKRYDRAHPVNAAPIIRPTEETMMWWGSDDEEEESHWATAYARRRGAPQPIPRRGFWRRHWGCAVYLAFAAFAFWQVVAAVVLKM